One genomic region from Pseudochaenichthys georgianus chromosome 15, fPseGeo1.2, whole genome shotgun sequence encodes:
- the phf3 gene encoding PHD finger protein 3, which produces MDIVDSFNSLIPSDQLDDSLIAGQNLECDASNEFGTGLRLEESLKNMLSDKDPMFGCASSSQFNLLDNEDSTFPIAGSTAVAALSDGSAPTGLSGELTDAETSQVKRPVGRQNKRPSHLENETDTSTNTMTRGQIGREPANRIRKSFLIEKGVKGAQLKKELILGGRVDINDLQGALWLNPSVVLRRLTVTIAGFKIELLPGPSYTHNIEGSLDGGFAYSGDIGFAVLPGDTVSVQNPTPENVAVVAEVAEVEKSSADDAALGLGPYVNPNDVQTPNGTLMGSACTQETQHDNHSVPEKLKTVSKEKDGIKEPENVQNNRTTVSNKTNEKEKQQIVAKTLPKSKLGLPSNKNKDLVSDKPNNTVKGHKVTQNMASKIQRDDLLRIKNLKEKKEMSPLKRPAEITQSEHATKIQKTQGAGESKGKPSSLGKKSPSSGNRVDPQGTTKHTSPPNISKPETASQTPVRPGHPLKMTEEGGQEKPKLKKPEKILQRQKSKTPRSISVDEPQLFIPDNAPAVKKENAEETPANNESVWDGNNCCGLCKNQHNNTFMVGCGRCEDWFHGDCVGLDLTKVREMEEEDQMYVCLKCCEEESKKVEPEPPIAAKPEVKAKVEEQDVRPPPKPQPGPSEKLTSGGVRPVRNDPDRRHSTDAADKTGFYLKESKSKSSGSKKPVSVEAIRRSVRDSLKEILIQRLKESDLNVSVEKASEVAKKTERELFHLYKDTDNKYKNKYRSLMFNLKDTKNNVLFKRVLKGEVSPGNLIRMSPEELASKELAAWRQRENRHTIEMIEKEQREAERRPITKITHKGEIEIESQEPEKAPEPEELDSPPRVTEVTAESPKPPEEKAEGPGTEKDTTNQHKSHLFDLHCKICTGRMAPPVEEAPTKVVKVATTVVRRQSTKSEETKSAGTPAEDDLHLTVLEESFRSAQSGYDGRSDHVAGRDEEAAFLSNLKCLWQGLVHMHAVAKLMTKAFLVSGTLDNLTEDLPDSIQVGGRITPQIVWDYLEKIRAMGTKEVCLIRFSPETDEDEISYTLLYAYFSSRRRFGVVSNNRKQVKDMYIIPLGATEKVPHQLVPFDGPGLENNRANLLLGLIIRQAPKREFLPVDMNETARIIPEIMPITISTKETRAQEEEEKLFISSLTTTHKKENEKPLNPTEEVKEPITESSEEPSASEEPNNQEPRKPLRFLPGVLLGLGGECPPLPDVGGKPATTADDTQKTQAAPKTEASIGSLKSPTAASQRERFVIRKKDAKSVKAEPALPNPTLTSVANNSGKDAAAVTHSAPVSLKDKPPDVSTEAFLASLSAAQSGTETSSAASANKGDVGLLSESEKTPSEGNSLSQPQPMAPPANSSKPPLSGILKKSSAYSSVNEDKTAVLQKDEASHPTPLSPKPVPVVSSARKEPVTLFHQGYLQLYQAKSKPKEEKQTTIPLPSSEKENPGTSQADAKAFQTVCAPAEEPQAVSYTEIKQESVVAPALSEHKDASIPSQQPQVPGSYPTGPPPPNTFSSPPPQDQNHSAPWVQNSSSDALAALQSQYAESCSEPAPPPPSLAKEHKRQEEKYSDPWERPRTSEDRDHHGRHSHHRDTNHGKKSRNHDRERKRDRSHERERSRHHGHSDDRYGEKRKERHHSDDHSSRSKDRHRNRRDSDYENGRRSSKDS; this is translated from the exons ATGGATATTGTGGACAGCTTTAACAGTTTAATACCCAGTGACCAGTTGGACGACTCCCTGATAGCTGGTCAGAATTTGGAATGTGACGCGAGTAATGAGTTTGGGACAGGACTCCGGCTGGAAGAGTCGCTGAAGAACATGCTCAGTGATAAAGATCCCATGTTTGGATGTGCAAGCTCCTCTCAGTTCAACCTGTTGGACAATGAGGACTCCACTTTTCCAATTGCTGGCTCAACAG CTGTTGCAGCTCTCAGTGATGGTTCAGCACCCACAGGCCTCAGCGGTGAACTGACCGATGCAGAGACTTCACAAGTCAAGCGACCTGTTGGCAGGCAGAATAAACGTCCAAGTCATTTAGAAAACG aAACAGACACATCCACCAACACCATGACCCGAGGACAAATAGGAAGGGAACCAGCGAACAGGATCCGGAAGTCGTTTCTTATCGAGAAAGGAGTTAAAGGCGCCCAGCTGAAAAAAGAACTAATTCTGGGAGGACGTGTTGATATTAATGATCTTCAAGGTGCATTATGGCTGAATCCTTCCGTTGTATTGAGACGATTGACTGTCACAATTGCAGGATTTAAGATTGAGCTGCTTCCAGGACCCTCTTACACACACAATATTGAAGGGAGCCTTGATGGTGGCTTTGCGTATTCTGGGGACATTGGGTTTGCGGTGCTGCCTGGTGATACCGTCAGTGTACAGAATCCCACACCTGAGAACGTGGCAGTGGTGGCTGAAGTTGCTGAAGTTGAGAAGAGCTCTGCTGATGATGCGGCCCTGGGGCTCGGCCCGTATGTGAATCCCAACGACGTGcagacccccaacgggacttTGATGGGGAGTGCCTGCACGcaagagacacaacatgacAATCATAGTGTTCCTGAAAAACTAAAAACCGTCAGTAAAGAAAAGGATGGCATCAAAGAGCCAGAAAACGTTCAGAATAACAGAACTACTGTTAGTAACAAGACTAATGAAAAGGAAAAACAACAGATTGTGGCCAAAACACTACCGAAGTCGAAACTAGGACTGCCTTCTAACAAGAATAAAGACTTGGTTTCTGATAAACCAAATAACACGGTGAAGGGACATAAAGTAACCCAAAACATGGCATCCAAAATCCAAAGAGACGACCTGCTTAGAATAAAAAATCTCaaggaaaagaaagaaatgtcacCTTTGAAAAGGCCTGCAGAAATCACCCAAAGTGAGCATGCTACTAAAATCCAAAAGACACAGGGCGCAGGTGAGAGTAAAGGGAAGCCAAGCTCTCTCGGTAAGAAGAGCCCATCGTCTGGCAACCGCGTTGATCCGCAGGGAACAACTAAACACACGTCTCCACCAAATATCTCCAAGCCTGAGACGGCCTCTCAAACACCTGTTCGTCCAGGACATCCTTTAAAAATGACAGAAGAGGGGGGGCAGGAAAAGCCCAAACTGAAAAAGCCAGAAAAGATTCTTCAAAGACAGAAAAGTAAAACTCCAAGAAGCATCTCCGTGGATGAGCCGCAGCTGTTTATCCCAGACAATGctcctgctgtgaagaaggaaaATGCTGAAGAGACACCCGCTAACAATGAGTCGGTATGGGATGGAAACAACTGCTGTGGCCTGTGCAAGAACCAGCACAATAATAC GTTCATGGTAGGCTGCGGTCGCTGTGAAGACTGGTTCCACGGCGACTGTGTTGGTCTCGACCTTACCAAAGTGCGCGAGATGGAGGAGGAAGATCAGATGTACGTGTGCTTGAAGTGTTGTGAGGAAGAAAGCAAAAAGGTGGAGCCCGAGCCCCCGATTGCAGCCAAACCAGAAGTTAAAGCAAAGGTGGAGGAACAGGATGTGAGGCCGCCCCCCAAGCCCCAACCAGGACCCTCCGAGAAACTCACCTCAGGAGGCGTCAGACCAGTAAGAAAT GATCCAGACAGGAGGCACTCCACAGATGCAGCTGATAAAACAG GCTTTTATCTGAAAGAGTCAAAAAGCAAGTCGTCAGGTTCAAAGAAACCTGTGTCTGTGGAGGCGATCCGGCGAAGTGTGCGGGACTCTCTGAAAGAAATTCTCATACAGAG GTTGAAGGAGTCCGATTTGAATGTCTCAGTGGAGAAGGCCTCTGAAGTTGCCAAGAAAACGGAGAGAGAGCTTTTTCACTTGTATAAAGACACTGACAACAAATACAAGAACAAGTACAGAAGCTTGATGTTCAATCTTAAAGACACTAAAAATAAT GTCCTCTTTAAGAGGGTTCTCAAAGGGGAAGTTTCTCCTGGTAACCTGATTCGAATGAGCCCTGAGGAACTGGCCTCTAAAGAATTAGCTGCTTGGCGACAAAGGGAGAACCGACAT ACTATTGAGATGATTGAAAAGGAGcaaagagaggcagagagacggCCGATCACTAAAATCACACACAAAGGAGAAATTGAAATTGAAAGCCAAGAACCAGAGAAAGCACCTGAGCCTGAAGAG CTTGACTCACCTCCCAGAGTTACCGAAGTCACAGCTGAATCTCCAAAACCCCCTGAGGAGAAAGCAGAGGGTCCCGGCACAGAGAAAGACACAACCAACCAACACAAGTCTCACTTATTTGACCTACACTGCAAAATCTGCACAG GTCGTATGGCGCCACCTGTGGAGGAGGCACCGACCAAGGTGGTTAAAGTTGCCACTACAGTTGTCAGGAGGCAGTCCACCAAATCAGAAGAGACGAAGAGCGCGGGAACCCCTGCAGAGGACGACCTGCACCTCACCGTTTTAGAGGAAAGCTTCCGAAGCGCTCAGTCAGGCTACGATGGAAG GTCGGATCATGTAGCTGGAAGAGATGAAGAAGCCGCTTTCCTGTCCAACCTGAAGTGCTTGTGGCAAGGACTCGTTCACATGCACGCTGTGGCCAAGTTAATGACAAAAGCCTTCCTTGTCTCAGGCACTTTGGACAACTTGACTGAG GACCTTCCAGACAGCATTCAAGTTGGCGGGAGGATAACTCCACAGATAGTGTGGGACTACTTGGAGAAGATTCGGGCAATGGGAACTAAA GAGGTATGCCTGATCCGCTTTTCCCCCGAGACGGACGAAGATGAGATCTCCTATACTCTTCTGTATGCCTACTTTAGCAGTCGTAGGCGTTTCGGGGTGGTGTCCAATAACCGGAAACAAGTGAAGGATATGTATATCATTCCTTTGGGTGCCACTGAAAAAGTCCCACATCAGCTTGTTCCCTTTGATGGGCCAG GTTTAGAAAACAACCGTGCCAACCTTCTTCTTGGACTCATCATTCGCCAGGCACCTAAAAGGGAATTTCTTCCTGTGGACATGAATGAAACTGCCAGGATTATTCCTGAAATCATGCCCATCACCATTTCCACAAAAGAAACCAGAGcgcaagaggaggaggagaaacttttcatctcctccttgacTACTACacataaaaaagaaaatgaaaaacCACTTAACCCTACGGAAGAAGTTAAAGAGCCGATTACAGAATCTTCGGAAGAACCATCTGCATCGGAGGAGCCCAACAATCAGGAGCCCCGAAAACCACTGCGCTTTCTTCCAGGTGTGCTATTAGGCTTGGGTGGGGAATGTCCACCTCTGCCAGATGTTGGAGGTAAACCTGCAACAACAGCAGATGACACCCAGAAGACCCAAGCAGCTCCAAAAACAGAGGCTTCGATTGGGAGCTTAAAAAGTCCAACAGCTGCTTCACAACGAGAGCGCTTTGTCATCAGGAAGAAAGACGCTAAATCTGTTAAAGCTGAACCGGCGCTACCCAACCCGACTCTTACATCTGTTGCTAACAACTCAGGAAAGGATGCCGCAGCGGTGACCCACAGTGCACCAGTCTCTCTGAAAGATAAGCCTCCAGATGTATCGACCGAAGCGTTTTTAGCGAGCCTTTCAGCAGCGCAGAGTGGGACTGAAACCAGCAGCGCTGCTTCTGCAAACAAAGGAGACGTTGGCCTTTTGTCTGAGAGTGAGAAAACACCATCTGAAGGGAATTCTTTGTCGCAGCCCCAACCCATGGCTCCTCCAGCTAATAGCTCCAAACCTCCTTTAAGTGGAATATTGAAAAAATCTTCAGCCTATTCCAGTGTGAATGAGGATAAAACAGCGGTGCTACAAAAGGATGAAGCAAGCCACCCCACTCCTTTGAGCCCCAAACCTGTTCCTGTTGTGAGCAGTGCTAGAAAAGAGCCGGTTACACTCTTTCACCAAGGATATTTACAGCTTTATCAGGCCAAGAGCAAACCCAAGGAAGAGAAACAAACAACTATTCCATTACCGTCGAGTGAAAAGGAGAACCCGGGCACATCCCAGGCTGATGCTAAAGCATTTCAGACAGTTTGTGCTCCCGCAGAAGAACCACAGGCAGTGAGTTACACAGAGATCAAGCAGGAATCGGTAGTGGCACCAGCTCTCTCAGAACACAAGGATGCATCCATCCCATCTCAGCAGCCTCAGGTACCTGGCAGCTACCCCACAGGCCCTCCTCCTCCTAACACTTTCTCCAGCCCACCCCCCCAGGATCAGAATCACAGTGCACCGTGGGTTCAGAATAGCTCGTCAGACGCTCTCGCTGCACTTCAATCACAGTACGCAGAAAGCTGCTCCGAACCAGCTCCCCCACCTCCGTCCCTGGCCAAAGAACACAAGCGTCAAGAGGAGAAATACAGCGATCCGTGGGAGAGGCCGCGCACGTCCGAGGACAGAGATCACCACGGGAGGCACAGCCATCACAGGGACACTAATCACGGGAAGAAGAGCCGGAACCACGACAGGGAGAGGAAGCGCGATCGCAGCcacgagagagagaggagcaggCACCACGGACACTCTGACGACCGCTACGGCGAGAAGAGGAAAGAGAGACACCACAGCGACGATCACAGCAGCCGGAGTAAGGACAGACACAGAAACAGGAGGGACTCTGATTATGAGAATGGACGGAGAAGCTCAAAAGACAgttaa